One genomic segment of Rubripirellula amarantea includes these proteins:
- a CDS encoding class II aldolase/adducin family protein: MSQWLTVKQEMCEIGRRIYDRRFAAGNDGNISVRVAPNEVLCTPTLHCKGFMKPDDIATIDMSGKQIAGEKKRSSEALLHLEIYKKRSDINSVVHCHPPHATAFGIAREPIPQAVLPEIEMFLGEVPITKYETPGSQQFADTILPFVDRTNVIVLANHGTVSYGETVERAYWWTEILDAYCRMLILANQLGRVAYLSEAETRELLEAKKAWGFSDPRNSESMKDCDIRRHAIFRQTWAVSGVEQRVFKYTEESSAQSSGEPVDPQNEEFIRKIAAEVVRQMKASENCDKPTG, encoded by the coding sequence ATGTCCCAGTGGCTTACCGTTAAACAAGAAATGTGCGAAATCGGGCGACGCATTTACGACCGCCGGTTTGCCGCGGGAAACGATGGCAACATCTCGGTCCGGGTGGCGCCCAATGAAGTGCTTTGTACACCAACCTTGCACTGCAAAGGGTTCATGAAACCGGACGATATCGCAACGATTGATATGTCAGGAAAACAAATCGCTGGTGAAAAGAAGCGATCCTCCGAAGCTTTGCTGCACTTGGAGATCTACAAAAAGCGATCGGACATCAACAGCGTCGTTCACTGCCACCCGCCCCACGCAACCGCGTTCGGCATCGCTCGCGAACCCATCCCCCAAGCCGTTCTGCCCGAAATCGAAATGTTTTTGGGGGAAGTGCCCATCACAAAGTACGAAACGCCGGGCAGCCAGCAGTTCGCCGACACAATCCTGCCGTTTGTCGATCGAACCAACGTGATCGTCTTGGCGAATCACGGAACCGTCAGCTACGGCGAAACAGTCGAGCGGGCGTATTGGTGGACGGAGATCCTCGATGCCTATTGCCGAATGTTGATTCTTGCCAATCAACTTGGCCGGGTGGCGTACCTTAGCGAAGCGGAAACTCGCGAGTTGCTTGAAGCCAAGAAAGCGTGGGGATTCAGTGATCCACGCAATTCAGAGTCGATGAAAGATTGCGATATACGCCGTCATGCAATTTTTCGACAAACATGGGCGGTGTCTGGCGTTGAACAACGCGTCTTCAAATACACCGAGGAATCGTCGGCTCAATCAAGCGGCGAACCCGTCGATCCACAGAATGAAGAGTTCATTCGAAAGATCGCCGCGGAAGTCGTGCGACAGATGAAAGCTTCGGAGAACTGCGACAAACCAACGGGATAG
- a CDS encoding class I SAM-dependent methyltransferase has translation MNPSDYLRRNRDVYNQMAAAGDPLCRVASDDELANPLKTVDGAGWLGKSIAGKRVLCLAAGGGRQSSLYAAAGADVTVVDISGSMLELDRRAAAERGFSLRVFETTMEDLGMFGVGEFDIVIQPVSTCYVPSITKVYQQVARVTSPRGIYVSQHKTPASLQSSLERNREGHYAIEHVYYRDSPEPVPVPAPRVTNRASKRLRETGAVEYLHRWEQIIGGMCHAGFVIEDLSEPLHAVPKSEHGSFGDRACYIAPYVRIKARRNGEVAASANTSGLWTPQNF, from the coding sequence ATGAATCCCTCTGATTACCTCCGTCGAAACCGCGACGTGTACAACCAAATGGCCGCCGCGGGTGATCCACTGTGCCGCGTGGCGTCCGACGACGAACTGGCCAATCCTCTCAAGACCGTCGACGGCGCGGGTTGGTTGGGGAAATCCATCGCTGGCAAGCGAGTGCTTTGCTTGGCTGCTGGCGGAGGGCGACAAAGTTCACTTTACGCCGCCGCAGGGGCTGATGTCACCGTCGTTGATATCAGCGGTTCGATGTTAGAGCTCGATCGACGTGCCGCGGCCGAACGCGGTTTTTCGCTGAGAGTTTTTGAAACAACGATGGAAGATCTTGGCATGTTTGGCGTCGGAGAGTTCGACATCGTGATTCAACCGGTTAGCACCTGCTACGTGCCGTCGATCACCAAGGTCTACCAGCAAGTGGCGCGGGTCACGTCGCCTCGGGGAATTTATGTCTCCCAGCACAAAACTCCCGCGAGTCTGCAATCGTCGCTCGAGCGCAATCGCGAAGGTCACTACGCGATTGAGCACGTTTACTATCGCGATTCACCCGAACCGGTACCGGTGCCCGCACCACGTGTGACCAATCGAGCTTCCAAGCGATTAAGAGAAACCGGCGCAGTCGAATACTTGCATCGCTGGGAACAAATCATCGGTGGTATGTGCCATGCCGGATTCGTTATTGAAGACTTAAGCGAACCACTGCACGCGGTTCCCAAATCTGAACACGGGTCGTTTGGCGATCGAGCCTGCTACATCGCGCCGTACGTTCGCATCAAGGCAAGACGAAACGGAGAAGTCGCCGCTTCAGCAAACACGTCCGGATTGTGGACGCCGCAAAACTTCTAG
- a CDS encoding potassium channel family protein: MSTSTPKTIEHRSRQTLRRGVTFFMGTCVVATTGYVIAGWSWIDAIYMVVITVFGVGFGEVRPVENPVLKLFTVGVIMAGCSSLIYVAGGLVQMLTEGEIETMLGIRQRSREIDTLQDHTIICGYGRVGQMLAAELGAHGSKLVVLDNNSERVEKAINDGYLAVEGNAVDDETLHDVGLFRARAIASVLPDDATNVFITLTARDLSDSIRIIARAENPATERKLIRGGASHVVMPAAIGAIRIAQLAVADEVPAETLPESRFRILGNQDAVGNTGDADDAIQHEVEELAALAADLTHSMEDHRIEAFSKEPH, encoded by the coding sequence ATGAGCACCTCTACCCCTAAGACGATCGAGCATCGCTCGCGGCAAACGCTGCGTCGGGGAGTAACGTTCTTCATGGGGACCTGCGTTGTCGCTACCACCGGTTATGTGATTGCGGGCTGGTCTTGGATCGACGCGATCTACATGGTGGTAATCACGGTGTTCGGCGTGGGTTTTGGCGAGGTTCGCCCCGTCGAGAATCCAGTGCTCAAGCTGTTCACGGTGGGAGTGATCATGGCGGGCTGTTCGTCGCTGATCTACGTGGCCGGTGGCCTAGTTCAAATGCTGACCGAAGGAGAGATTGAAACGATGCTAGGAATTCGACAAAGGTCGCGCGAGATCGATACGCTTCAAGATCACACGATCATCTGCGGGTATGGCCGAGTCGGTCAAATGCTTGCAGCGGAGCTTGGGGCTCATGGCAGCAAGCTCGTCGTGCTGGACAATAACTCCGAGCGAGTTGAAAAAGCGATCAACGACGGCTACTTGGCTGTGGAAGGAAATGCGGTCGATGACGAAACACTACACGACGTTGGTCTGTTTCGCGCTCGAGCGATCGCCAGTGTCTTGCCCGACGACGCCACGAACGTCTTCATCACGCTAACGGCTCGTGACCTGTCCGATTCCATTCGCATCATCGCTCGCGCCGAAAACCCTGCGACCGAGCGCAAGCTTATTCGTGGTGGCGCTTCGCACGTGGTCATGCCCGCCGCGATCGGCGCCATACGCATCGCTCAACTGGCGGTGGCCGATGAGGTCCCGGCCGAGACTTTGCCCGAAAGTCGATTCCGAATCCTTGGCAACCAAGACGCGGTCGGCAACACCGGCGATGCCGACGATGCCATTCAACACGAAGTCGAAGAACTCGCTGCCTTGGCAGCGGACCTGACCCATTCGATGGAAGACCATCGTATCGAAGCGTTCTCGAAAGAACCGCACTGA
- a CDS encoding outer membrane lipoprotein-sorting protein: MPAQPQQLQACFAVLAVTASIYALPALSDEPVGFDVAKRCVEASGGKEAFDAVKSIVMKGTIVVTANNASDAPVATGTLTTYFASPDRAKVVVDLKPFGKTEQGVRGKIGWEKGHAGVRRLSDTERTRMIDSISLRESFAPTSVFASITNRGTEIIEGEPCYRVEVKRHGRTDSDQIFYNIKSGLPARTMATRSIVGGSQVIESTILEYKSFEGLQIASRVRQIMNAMGVTHDVTIETVELNTDIADSVFDVPEFPSK; encoded by the coding sequence ATGCCTGCTCAACCCCAGCAATTGCAAGCCTGCTTTGCCGTGCTTGCCGTAACAGCGTCGATCTATGCGTTGCCGGCGCTGTCTGACGAACCGGTTGGTTTTGATGTGGCAAAACGGTGTGTGGAAGCATCGGGTGGTAAAGAGGCGTTCGATGCTGTGAAGTCGATCGTCATGAAGGGGACCATTGTTGTGACCGCCAACAACGCTTCGGACGCCCCTGTCGCAACTGGGACGCTGACGACTTACTTCGCATCGCCCGATCGAGCCAAGGTGGTCGTGGACTTAAAACCATTCGGCAAAACCGAACAGGGCGTTCGCGGCAAGATCGGTTGGGAAAAAGGCCACGCAGGCGTTCGCCGACTTAGTGACACCGAACGAACCCGCATGATCGATTCGATCAGCTTGCGAGAATCGTTCGCTCCGACATCAGTGTTTGCCTCGATCACCAATCGCGGAACAGAGATTATCGAAGGCGAGCCTTGTTATCGAGTCGAAGTGAAGCGTCACGGGCGAACCGACTCGGATCAAATTTTCTACAACATCAAGTCAGGGCTACCCGCACGAACGATGGCGACTCGGTCGATCGTTGGCGGAAGCCAAGTGATTGAATCGACGATCTTAGAATACAAGTCGTTCGAAGGTTTGCAGATCGCTTCTCGCGTTCGACAGATCATGAATGCGATGGGAGTCACTCACGATGTGACGATTGAAACGGTAGAGCTCAATACCGACATCGCCGACTCGGTATTTGACGTTCCTGAATTTCCCAGCAAGTAA
- the queA gene encoding tRNA preQ1(34) S-adenosylmethionine ribosyltransferase-isomerase QueA, whose translation MSEIDQYNYHLPKELIAQDPLANRTDARLMVIDRAAQTIDHYHVRDLPELLTPGDTLVMNNSRVIPARLAGYRSQTNGKWQGLFLRADANTGLWEVLTKTRGTLKVGEVITTRDRDARDGMLLTVVARTDDGKLIVQPSLPTDWPSADERAFDTPVQWLTRFGRIPLPPYIRDGQMVDSDVTDYQTVYAKEAGSVAAPTAGLHFTQSLLEKIRAAGVETAEVTLHVGIGTFRPISVETLDQHQMHSEWGSVDEPTSDQINTRRHRGRTIAVGTTSVRVLESAARARGGKVGEWSGDTDIFIRPGHEFLAIDGLMTNFHLPKSSLLVLVSALISREFAMRAYQVAIENEYRFYSYGDAMLIL comes from the coding sequence ATGAGCGAAATCGACCAATACAACTATCACCTGCCCAAAGAGTTAATTGCGCAGGATCCTCTCGCCAATCGCACCGACGCGCGATTGATGGTGATCGATCGAGCGGCACAGACGATCGACCATTATCACGTTCGCGACCTTCCGGAATTGCTCACCCCCGGCGACACGCTGGTGATGAACAATAGTCGCGTCATTCCGGCTCGATTGGCGGGCTACCGTTCGCAAACCAATGGCAAATGGCAAGGGCTGTTTTTGCGAGCAGACGCGAACACCGGGCTGTGGGAAGTTCTAACCAAAACGCGAGGTACGCTGAAAGTCGGCGAGGTCATCACCACGCGAGATCGCGATGCCCGCGACGGCATGTTGTTGACGGTGGTGGCACGGACCGACGACGGCAAATTGATTGTCCAGCCGAGCTTGCCCACGGATTGGCCTAGCGCTGACGAACGAGCCTTCGATACTCCGGTCCAATGGCTAACACGATTCGGACGCATCCCGCTGCCGCCGTACATTCGCGATGGGCAAATGGTGGATTCCGACGTGACGGATTACCAAACCGTCTACGCCAAGGAAGCGGGTTCCGTGGCCGCTCCCACCGCTGGCTTGCACTTCACCCAATCGTTGCTGGAAAAGATCCGAGCTGCTGGTGTCGAGACGGCCGAAGTGACCTTGCATGTTGGCATCGGAACCTTCCGGCCAATTTCCGTTGAAACACTTGATCAACACCAGATGCATAGCGAGTGGGGCAGCGTTGACGAACCAACGTCGGATCAAATCAATACTCGTCGCCATCGTGGTCGAACCATTGCCGTGGGTACCACCAGTGTACGAGTGCTTGAGAGCGCCGCCCGAGCTCGCGGTGGGAAGGTCGGTGAGTGGTCGGGTGATACCGACATCTTCATCCGACCGGGACACGAGTTCCTAGCGATCGACGGATTGATGACCAATTTCCACCTGCCAAAGAGTTCACTGCTTGTGTTGGTTAGTGCTTTGATCAGCCGCGAGTTTGCCATGCGTGCTTATCAGGTCGCAATCGAAAATGAGTATCGTTTCTACAGCTACGGCGATGCGATGTTGATTCTCTAG
- a CDS encoding DinB family protein, translating to MQRTTFLLIALLSLALVRPAVADEGQPMVLRKIDDQTFQIELHTGEALSIDSKTKADSPTPPGFAINAHQLSDKASSAIEVIADGVSVLYVTKQSLGESIAADLQPSVHPDVIIAASMPLVSGDESSLGDLVAKLMPSKVVVASSSGNLAETREHQAIGHNAMALCATDNKATAPTKIVTLADADGFDQLDEELKDLFQAMTKSCEASQAVFAKLSVEQMNFRPSNGTHTPRWNSEHMRGRQLQFFSQIYYAIDPTIPVMDRNPKQMPDDYTPHQPDWDGARESLETKRVNDFCRRFAYLLDGIPLDQKAPGSSWTLDRLLKQMDRHYGEHTANVVKKFELADWPEAH from the coding sequence ATGCAACGCACAACATTCCTTCTTATCGCTCTACTCTCGTTGGCGCTTGTCCGTCCTGCCGTCGCCGATGAGGGCCAGCCGATGGTGCTGCGCAAGATCGATGATCAGACGTTTCAGATTGAACTGCATACCGGCGAAGCGTTGAGCATTGACTCGAAAACCAAAGCCGATTCGCCGACACCGCCGGGCTTCGCAATCAATGCTCACCAGCTTTCTGATAAGGCGTCCTCGGCGATCGAAGTCATCGCCGACGGAGTGTCCGTGTTGTACGTGACGAAACAATCCCTCGGCGAATCAATTGCCGCCGATCTGCAACCGTCCGTTCATCCGGATGTGATCATTGCCGCTTCGATGCCGCTAGTCTCAGGTGACGAATCGTCGCTCGGCGACCTGGTAGCCAAGCTGATGCCCTCGAAAGTCGTGGTGGCAAGTTCCAGCGGCAATCTAGCGGAAACTCGCGAGCATCAAGCGATTGGTCACAATGCCATGGCGTTGTGTGCGACTGACAACAAAGCCACCGCGCCAACGAAAATCGTGACGCTCGCGGACGCAGACGGATTCGATCAACTCGATGAAGAGCTGAAGGATCTGTTCCAAGCGATGACGAAATCATGCGAAGCGTCGCAGGCTGTGTTTGCGAAGTTGTCGGTCGAGCAGATGAATTTTCGTCCGTCCAATGGTACGCACACACCGCGATGGAACAGCGAGCACATGCGTGGTCGGCAATTGCAGTTCTTCTCGCAAATTTATTATGCGATCGACCCGACGATCCCTGTGATGGACAGAAACCCAAAGCAAATGCCAGACGACTATACGCCGCATCAACCCGATTGGGATGGCGCGCGTGAATCGCTTGAAACCAAACGGGTGAATGATTTCTGTCGACGCTTTGCGTACCTGCTCGACGGAATTCCGCTCGACCAAAAAGCCCCTGGTAGCTCTTGGACTCTCGACCGGTTGCTCAAGCAAATGGATCGACACTACGGCGAACACACCGCTAACGTCGTCAAAAAGTTCGAGCTCGCTGATTGGCCCGAAGCTCACTGA
- the rsmA gene encoding 16S rRNA (adenine(1518)-N(6)/adenine(1519)-N(6))-dimethyltransferase RsmA — protein MSERQTATYLSQRLAAAGLRPVPRFGQNFLIDLNLVDLIARSAELTKKDVVLEIGTGVGSLTSRLSDQAGAVLTVEIDNNLFQMASEELEGRMNVKMIHGDALRNKNSLRPEIMENIRDAMSRIGDDARFLLVANLPYNVATPIISNLLHETPTPDVMVATIQKELGERMIAQPRTKDYSSLSVWVQSLCDVEIVRVLPPTVFWPRPKVHSAIVKLTHVPERRSKFVDIKYFHEMVRALFFHRRKYLRSVVVSAMKGRMEKAEVDEVLSALGHGEQARAEELSIGEIQDLIEALRIAEAK, from the coding sequence GTGTCTGAACGTCAAACCGCAACCTATCTATCTCAACGTCTCGCCGCGGCCGGTTTGCGTCCGGTGCCTCGGTTTGGCCAGAACTTTTTGATCGATTTGAATTTGGTGGATTTGATCGCTCGATCAGCGGAACTGACCAAGAAAGACGTGGTCCTAGAAATTGGAACGGGCGTCGGTTCACTCACCTCGCGTTTGTCCGATCAGGCGGGTGCCGTGTTGACGGTCGAAATCGACAACAACCTTTTCCAGATGGCCAGCGAAGAACTCGAAGGCCGCATGAACGTGAAAATGATTCACGGCGATGCTTTGCGAAACAAGAACTCTTTGCGTCCTGAAATCATGGAGAATATTCGCGACGCCATGTCTCGCATTGGCGACGACGCTCGATTCTTGCTGGTTGCAAACCTGCCTTATAATGTGGCGACGCCCATCATCAGCAACCTGCTTCACGAAACACCAACGCCCGATGTGATGGTTGCAACGATTCAAAAAGAACTTGGTGAGCGAATGATCGCTCAACCGCGAACGAAGGACTACAGTTCGCTCAGCGTTTGGGTCCAATCGTTGTGTGATGTTGAAATCGTTCGAGTGTTGCCCCCGACCGTGTTCTGGCCTCGCCCAAAGGTTCACTCGGCGATCGTGAAGTTGACCCACGTTCCCGAGCGAAGGTCAAAGTTTGTCGACATCAAGTACTTCCACGAAATGGTGCGAGCGCTGTTCTTTCACCGCCGAAAGTACCTTCGCAGCGTCGTGGTCAGCGCGATGAAAGGACGCATGGAAAAAGCGGAAGTCGACGAAGTGTTGTCGGCGCTGGGACATGGCGAACAGGCTCGTGCCGAGGAGTTGTCGATTGGCGAAATCCAAGATCTGATCGAAGCACTACGGATCGCCGAGGCGAAGTAG